From a region of the Actinomycetota bacterium genome:
- a CDS encoding MBL fold metallo-hydrolase yields MLIASDTLWYAQTNTYVVAPDVGGPAVIIDAPPEPEAVVALVARYDLKPVALLLTHGHVDHMGGAGAVVERTGAPAYVHPDDDFLTLHPLEQLRVLFGMTPDGDFDPPRRFEHLVDGAALHLAGLDIEVLHTPGHTPGHCCFLLQDTLFSGDHLFAGSIGRTDLPGGDMATLLESMKAKILPLSDETAVYPGHGPATTMRVERRSNPFLRNLQ; encoded by the coding sequence ATGTTGATCGCTTCGGACACCCTCTGGTACGCCCAGACGAACACGTATGTGGTCGCTCCCGATGTGGGAGGCCCAGCGGTGATCATCGATGCTCCGCCCGAGCCGGAGGCGGTTGTCGCTCTCGTGGCCCGTTACGACCTGAAACCGGTCGCCCTTTTGCTCACCCATGGGCACGTCGACCACATGGGCGGCGCGGGAGCCGTCGTCGAGCGAACCGGCGCGCCGGCCTATGTCCATCCCGACGACGACTTCCTCACCCTTCACCCGCTGGAGCAACTCAGGGTCCTCTTCGGGATGACTCCGGACGGTGACTTCGATCCGCCGCGGCGGTTCGAGCATCTTGTGGACGGGGCGGCTCTGCACCTTGCGGGGCTCGATATCGAGGTGCTGCACACGCCGGGCCACACCCCTGGACACTGCTGTTTCCTCCTGCAGGACACGCTGTTCTCCGGGGATCATCTCTTCGCAGGCTCGATCGGGCGAACAGACCTTCCGGGCGGCGACATGGCGACGCTACTGGAGAGCATGAAGGCCAAGATCCTGCCGCTGTCGGATGAGACCGCCGTGTATCCGGGGCATGGTCCCGCGACTACGATGCGTGTCGAACGTCGCAGCAACCCGTTCCTTCGAAACCTCCAGTGA
- a CDS encoding histidine--tRNA ligase produces the protein MIRAPKGTDDILPPVSRTWRRLLRAWDDLTERYGYDLTITPTFEATEVFSRGVGEANEMVEKQMYTFVDKGGRSLTLRPEGTASIMRAHLQAGGSGIRKAAYWGPMFRYERPQAGRRRQFYQLGVEYIGTGSPLADAEVIELGYRYLVAAGVTGLVVVVNSIGDGVCRPDYLERLRSYLREREDRLCADSRSRIETNPMRVLDCKMCKPVVADAPVPVDDLCDDCRRHYDQVKKTLSTLDVPYREDPHLVRGLDYYTRTAFEYVATGLDAAQNAVGGGGRYDGLAETLGGHSTPGVGLAMGLDRIVLASDRDGTDGGLDVFIVVADRPLENDAVRLASELRERGYKVDFDPDGRPVKTQFKIAARRGAARVLVVGEEWKRGAVTAKDMETGHQREIPIEEVSEWLS, from the coding sequence GTGATACGCGCACCAAAAGGCACCGACGATATCCTGCCTCCAGTCTCCCGGACATGGCGGAGGCTCCTTCGCGCGTGGGACGATCTGACCGAGCGGTACGGATACGATCTCACGATCACGCCGACCTTCGAAGCCACCGAGGTGTTCTCTCGTGGCGTGGGTGAGGCGAACGAGATGGTCGAGAAACAGATGTACACCTTCGTCGACAAGGGCGGCCGTTCCCTCACACTGCGACCCGAAGGAACCGCATCGATCATGCGGGCCCACCTGCAGGCAGGCGGCAGCGGCATCCGCAAGGCGGCATATTGGGGACCGATGTTCCGGTATGAGCGTCCGCAGGCGGGCCGTCGGCGCCAGTTCTACCAGCTGGGTGTCGAGTACATCGGTACCGGGTCACCGCTCGCAGATGCGGAAGTCATCGAACTCGGCTACCGCTATCTCGTCGCGGCGGGCGTGACCGGGCTGGTGGTCGTGGTGAACTCGATCGGTGACGGCGTCTGCCGTCCCGACTACCTCGAGCGTTTGCGCTCCTACCTGCGAGAGCGTGAGGACCGACTGTGTGCGGACAGCCGGAGCCGGATCGAGACCAATCCCATGCGGGTGCTCGACTGCAAGATGTGCAAACCGGTCGTTGCCGACGCTCCGGTACCGGTCGACGACCTGTGCGACGACTGCCGGCGGCACTACGACCAGGTCAAGAAGACGCTGAGCACACTCGACGTTCCGTATCGCGAGGACCCGCATCTCGTGAGGGGGCTCGACTACTACACCCGGACCGCGTTCGAGTACGTCGCCACCGGGCTGGATGCGGCCCAGAATGCGGTTGGCGGGGGAGGCCGCTACGACGGGCTCGCGGAGACCCTTGGAGGACATTCCACTCCCGGCGTGGGTCTCGCGATGGGCCTCGACCGCATCGTGCTCGCGTCCGATCGTGACGGGACGGACGGCGGATTGGACGTTTTCATCGTTGTGGCAGATCGTCCATTGGAGAACGACGCGGTTCGCCTGGCCTCGGAACTGCGCGAGAGGGGATACAAGGTCGACTTCGATCCGGATGGAAGACCGGTGAAGACCCAGTTCAAGATCGCAGCCCGTCGTGGTGCCGCGAGGGTCCTCGTGGTAGGCGAGGAATGGAAACGAGGGGCTGTGACGGCGAAAGACATGGAGACGGGGCATC